From the Amycolatopsis thermoflava N1165 genome, one window contains:
- a CDS encoding NAD(P)H-dependent flavin oxidoreductase, translating to MRTALCETFGIRYPIIGFTPSEHVAAAISKAGGLGVLGCVRFNDAGELDRVLDWMDANTDGKPYGVDIVMPAKVPAEGAAVDLEKLIPEEHRAFVERTLRELGVPELPEDTEERAGVLGWLHSVARSHVEVALKHPIKLIANALGSPPVDVINQAHEHGVPVAALAGKAEHAVRHVDNGVDFVVAQGYEAGGHTGEIASMVLLPEIVDAVGDRAPVLAAGGIGSGRQVAAALALGASGAWTGSIWLATEEYLQTMPESTAMQSALVGATSSDTVRTRIYTGKPARLLKTRWTEAWSSADAPEPLPMPLQNLLVSKAHNRIHAANDPTVVSMPAGQIIGRIDRVRPVAEIVADLVSGYEEALSRLDKTR from the coding sequence ATGCGCACCGCGCTGTGCGAGACGTTCGGCATCCGGTACCCGATCATCGGGTTCACCCCGTCGGAGCACGTGGCCGCCGCGATCAGCAAGGCGGGCGGCCTCGGCGTGCTCGGCTGCGTGCGGTTCAACGACGCCGGTGAACTCGACCGGGTGCTGGACTGGATGGACGCCAACACTGACGGCAAGCCCTACGGGGTCGACATCGTCATGCCCGCGAAGGTGCCCGCCGAGGGCGCCGCGGTCGACCTCGAAAAGCTGATCCCCGAGGAGCACCGCGCGTTCGTCGAGCGGACGCTGCGCGAGCTGGGGGTGCCGGAGCTGCCGGAGGACACCGAGGAACGCGCCGGCGTGCTCGGCTGGCTGCACTCGGTCGCCCGTTCGCACGTCGAGGTCGCGCTGAAGCACCCGATCAAGCTGATCGCCAACGCGCTCGGCTCACCCCCGGTCGACGTCATCAACCAGGCGCACGAGCACGGCGTGCCGGTCGCGGCGCTCGCCGGCAAGGCCGAGCACGCGGTGCGGCACGTCGACAACGGCGTGGACTTCGTGGTGGCGCAGGGGTACGAGGCTGGCGGGCACACCGGCGAGATCGCCTCGATGGTGCTGCTGCCGGAGATCGTCGACGCGGTGGGCGATCGCGCGCCGGTGCTCGCGGCGGGCGGGATCGGCTCGGGCAGGCAGGTCGCGGCGGCGCTGGCGCTGGGCGCGTCCGGCGCGTGGACGGGCTCGATCTGGCTCGCGACGGAGGAGTATCTGCAGACGATGCCGGAGTCGACCGCGATGCAGAGCGCGCTGGTCGGGGCGACGTCGTCGGACACCGTGCGGACGCGCATCTACACCGGGAAACCGGCGCGGCTGCTCAAGACGCGCTGGACCGAGGCCTGGTCGTCCGCGGACGCGCCCGAACCGCTGCCGATGCCGCTGCAGAACCTGCTGGTGAGCAAGGCGCACAACCGCATCCACGCGGCGAACGACCCGACCGTGGTGTCGATGCCGGCAGGCCAGATCATCGGCCGGATCGACCGGGTGCGCCCGGTGGCCGAGATCGTGGCCGACCTGGTCAGCGGTTACGAGGAGGCGTTGTCCCGCCTGGACAAGACGAGGTAG
- a CDS encoding APC family permease, with translation MTGLVRRLGTGDAVVIGLGSMIGAGVFAAFAPAARAAGAGLLIGLALAAVVAYCNATSSARLAARYPESGGTYVYGRERLGEFWGYLAGWGFVVGKTASCAAMALTVASYTAPGASRLAQSLVAAAAVLALTALNYRGVQRSVTLTKVIVTITLVVLAGSVAGIVIAGSPDSANLTPFPGSGAGGILQSAGLLFFAFAGYARIATLGEEVRDPERTIPRAIPIALGITLAVYAVVAVFLLLQLGPDGVASTSDPIATAMASTSWSALTPVVRAGAALAALGSLLALVLGVSRTTFAMARDGHLPAALAAVHPRFAVPHRAEVAVGVVVAALVLVTDLRGAIGFSSFAVLTYYAIANASAWTLGTRRVVPVVGLAGCVVLAFSLPLSSVISGVVVLAAGALAYLVLSRRDNASS, from the coding sequence GTGACAGGACTAGTGCGACGGCTCGGCACCGGGGACGCGGTCGTGATCGGCCTGGGCTCGATGATCGGGGCCGGCGTGTTCGCCGCCTTCGCCCCTGCCGCCCGTGCCGCGGGCGCCGGGCTGCTGATCGGCCTGGCGCTGGCCGCCGTGGTCGCCTACTGCAACGCCACCTCCTCCGCCCGCCTCGCCGCCCGGTACCCCGAATCCGGGGGCACCTACGTCTACGGCCGGGAGCGGCTCGGCGAGTTCTGGGGTTACCTCGCCGGGTGGGGGTTCGTCGTCGGCAAGACCGCGAGCTGCGCCGCGATGGCGCTGACCGTCGCGTCCTACACCGCGCCCGGCGCGAGCCGCCTCGCGCAGTCGCTCGTCGCGGCGGCCGCCGTGCTCGCGCTGACGGCCCTCAACTACCGCGGCGTCCAGCGGTCGGTGACGCTCACCAAGGTCATCGTCACGATCACGCTCGTGGTCCTCGCCGGGTCGGTGGCCGGGATCGTGATCGCGGGCAGCCCGGATTCCGCCAACCTGACGCCGTTCCCCGGCTCGGGCGCGGGCGGCATCCTGCAGTCGGCCGGGCTGTTGTTCTTCGCTTTCGCCGGGTACGCGCGGATCGCCACCCTCGGCGAAGAGGTGCGCGACCCGGAGCGCACCATCCCGCGTGCCATCCCGATCGCACTGGGGATCACGCTCGCCGTGTACGCCGTCGTCGCCGTTTTCCTGCTGCTGCAACTGGGTCCGGACGGCGTGGCGTCCACTTCGGACCCGATCGCGACGGCGATGGCGAGCACGTCGTGGTCGGCCCTCACCCCGGTGGTCCGGGCCGGCGCCGCGCTGGCCGCGCTGGGCTCGTTGCTCGCCCTGGTGCTCGGGGTGTCCCGGACGACGTTCGCCATGGCCCGGGACGGCCACCTGCCCGCTGCGCTGGCCGCCGTGCACCCGCGGTTCGCCGTGCCGCACCGCGCCGAGGTGGCGGTCGGGGTCGTGGTCGCCGCTCTGGTGCTGGTGACCGACCTGCGCGGTGCGATCGGGTTCTCCTCGTTCGCGGTGCTGACCTACTACGCCATCGCGAACGCGAGCGCGTGGACGCTCGGCACCCGCCGCGTGGTGCCCGTGGTGGGGCTCGCCGGCTGCGTGGTGCTCGCGTTCAGCCTGCCGCTGTCGTCGGTGATCAGCGGTGTCGTCGTGCTCGCCGCCGGCGCGCTCGCCTACCTCGTCTTGTCCAGGCGGGACAACGCCTCCTCGTAA
- a CDS encoding RNA polymerase sigma factor, giving the protein MTEREAIAAVWRIESARIVGALARYTGDFALAEDLAQEALAEALVTWPREGVPRNPAGWLLTVGRRRAVDAFRRRSALDERYAVLANELREDGGEIEWDPDQIDDDVLALMFISCHPVLSREARVALTLRVVGGLTSDEIARAFLVPTATVQARITRAKKTLGAAGVPFEVPSPEERAARLGSVLNVIYVIFTEGSSASSGGDLIRFDLAGEAQRLARVLSRLMPDEPEVHGLLALLELTAARFPARTGPDGEPVLLEDQDRRRWDRSAIRRGRAALARAEAAGRGLGAYGLQAAIAECHAVAPSVAETNWDRVVLLYEALGGLAPSPVVDLNRAVAVSMAQGPAAALPIVDALAAAGALGKSHLLPTVRGELLVRLGRTEEARTELRRAVELCGNERERAVLERKLDALG; this is encoded by the coding sequence ATGACCGAGCGGGAAGCGATCGCCGCCGTCTGGCGCATCGAGTCGGCGCGGATCGTCGGTGCGCTCGCGCGCTACACCGGCGATTTCGCGCTGGCCGAGGACCTCGCCCAGGAGGCGCTGGCGGAGGCTCTGGTGACCTGGCCGCGTGAGGGGGTGCCCCGCAACCCGGCGGGGTGGCTGCTGACGGTGGGCAGGCGCCGGGCGGTCGACGCGTTCCGCAGGCGCTCCGCGCTCGACGAGCGGTACGCCGTCCTCGCCAACGAGCTGCGCGAGGACGGCGGGGAGATCGAGTGGGATCCGGACCAGATCGACGACGACGTGCTCGCGCTGATGTTCATCTCGTGCCACCCGGTGCTGTCGCGGGAGGCGCGGGTGGCGCTGACGCTGCGGGTGGTCGGCGGTCTGACCAGCGACGAGATCGCGCGGGCGTTCCTCGTGCCGACGGCGACGGTGCAGGCGCGGATCACGCGGGCGAAGAAGACGCTCGGCGCGGCGGGGGTGCCGTTCGAGGTGCCCTCGCCGGAGGAGCGGGCCGCGCGGCTCGGGTCGGTGCTGAACGTGATCTACGTGATCTTCACCGAGGGTTCGTCGGCCAGCTCCGGTGGTGACCTGATCAGGTTCGACCTCGCGGGCGAGGCCCAGCGCCTCGCCCGCGTGCTGTCGCGCCTGATGCCGGACGAGCCGGAGGTGCACGGGCTGCTGGCGTTGCTGGAGCTGACCGCGGCGCGGTTCCCGGCGCGCACCGGGCCGGACGGGGAGCCGGTGCTGCTGGAGGACCAGGACCGGCGGCGGTGGGACCGGTCGGCGATCCGGCGGGGACGGGCGGCGCTGGCGCGGGCGGAGGCGGCCGGGCGGGGGCTGGGCGCGTACGGCCTGCAGGCCGCGATCGCCGAGTGCCACGCCGTCGCGCCGTCGGTGGCGGAGACGAACTGGGACCGGGTGGTGCTGCTGTATGAGGCACTCGGCGGGCTCGCGCCGTCGCCCGTGGTCGACCTCAACCGCGCGGTGGCGGTGTCGATGGCGCAGGGCCCGGCGGCGGCGCTGCCGATCGTGGACGCCCTGGCGGCGGCCGGGGCGCTCGGCAAGTCGCACCTGCTGCCGACCGTGCGCGGCGAGTTGCTCGTGCGGCTCGGGCGCACCGAGGAGGCCCGGACGGAGCTCAGGCGGGCCGTCGAGCTGTGCGGCAACGAACGGGAACGCGCGGTGCTGGAACGGAAGCTGGACGCCCTTGGTTGA
- a CDS encoding YciI family protein produces the protein MKFMLIWRATDEAFANLADFDFDQMIEMTGRYNQELIRAGVLVAAEGLDDANDGVVVDYSSEPPVVTDGPYGETKELFGGFYILNVASKEEAVEWAKRSPIKGKGFKTEIRRVTTIDEFPQDNEWIQKERAWREATGQL, from the coding sequence ATGAAGTTCATGCTGATCTGGCGGGCCACCGACGAGGCGTTCGCGAACCTGGCCGACTTCGACTTCGACCAGATGATCGAGATGACCGGCCGGTACAACCAGGAGCTGATCCGGGCCGGTGTGCTGGTCGCCGCCGAGGGTCTGGACGACGCGAACGACGGCGTGGTGGTGGACTACTCCTCGGAGCCGCCCGTGGTCACCGACGGCCCGTACGGCGAGACGAAGGAGCTGTTCGGCGGCTTCTACATCCTCAACGTGGCCTCCAAGGAGGAGGCGGTCGAGTGGGCGAAGCGGTCCCCGATCAAGGGCAAGGGTTTCAAGACCGAGATCCGGCGGGTCACCACGATCGACGAGTTCCCGCAGGACAACGAGTGGATCCAGAAGGAGCGGGCGTGGCGCGAGGCGACCGGTCAGCTCTGA
- a CDS encoding SRPBCC family protein produces the protein MRKRQVSATRIVAAPPEKIFELLADPSKHPLIDGSGTVLAAQGGGPERLTLGSRFGMDMKMGANYKILNTVVEFDENRLIAWRHFNGHRWRWQLKPLEDGSTEVTETFDWSTARIPLLIDLSFFPRKNKQAIDKTLDRLVNLFQA, from the coding sequence ATGAGGAAACGCCAGGTCTCCGCCACGCGGATCGTCGCGGCCCCGCCGGAGAAGATCTTCGAGCTGCTCGCGGACCCGTCGAAACACCCGCTGATCGACGGCTCCGGCACGGTCCTCGCCGCGCAGGGCGGCGGGCCGGAGCGCCTGACGCTCGGCTCCCGCTTCGGCATGGACATGAAGATGGGCGCGAACTACAAGATCCTCAACACGGTCGTCGAGTTCGACGAGAACCGGCTGATCGCCTGGCGGCACTTCAACGGGCACCGTTGGCGGTGGCAGCTCAAACCGCTCGAGGACGGCTCGACCGAGGTCACCGAGACCTTCGACTGGTCCACCGCGCGCATTCCGCTCTTGATCGACCTGAGCTTCTTCCCGCGCAAGAACAAGCAGGCCATCGACAAGACGCTCGACCGGCTGGTCAACCTGTTCCAGGCGTGA
- a CDS encoding fumarate hydratase, with product MTTTTFQYTDVLPLGPDHETEYRLVTAEGVRVVEAAGRKFLEVDPEALTKLARTAITDIQHLLRSSHLAQLRAIVDDPEASGNDRFVAMDLLRNAAISAGGVLPMCQDTGTAIVIGKRSQGVLTGGNDEEALARGIFDAYQELNLRYSQMAPVTFWDEKNTGTNLPAQIELFHKDGTGDPSYEFLFMAKGGGSANKTFLYQETKAVLNPKRLAKFLDEKLRSLGTAACPPYHLAIVVGGMSAEYNLKVAKLASARYLDNLPREGSPLGHGFRDTDLEQQVLEMTRQFGIGAQFGGKYFCHDVRVIRLPRHGASCPVGIAVSCSADRQAKAKITADGVFIEQLERDPARFLPDVTTDDLSDEVVQVDLNRPMDEIRAQLSSLPVKTRLSLTGPLVVARDIAHAKIAERLEAGEEMPQYLRDHPVYYAGPAKTPDGYASGSFGPTTAGRMDSYVAQFQAAGGSMVMLAKGNRSKQVTASCKEHGGFYLGSIGGPAARLAQDCIKKVEVLEYPELGMEAVWKIEVEDFPAFIVIDDKGNDFFADTSEPVLQISFRS from the coding sequence GTGACCACCACCACCTTCCAGTACACCGACGTGCTGCCGCTGGGTCCGGACCACGAGACCGAGTACCGGCTCGTGACGGCCGAGGGCGTCCGGGTAGTCGAGGCCGCCGGACGGAAGTTCCTGGAAGTCGACCCCGAAGCGCTGACCAAGCTCGCCCGGACCGCGATCACCGACATCCAGCACCTGCTGCGCTCGTCGCACCTGGCGCAGCTGCGCGCGATCGTCGACGACCCCGAGGCCAGCGGCAACGACCGCTTCGTGGCGATGGACCTGCTGCGCAACGCGGCCATCTCGGCTGGCGGCGTGCTGCCGATGTGCCAGGACACCGGCACCGCGATCGTCATCGGCAAGCGCAGCCAGGGCGTGCTCACCGGCGGCAACGACGAGGAGGCGCTGGCCCGCGGCATCTTCGACGCCTACCAGGAGCTCAACCTGCGCTACTCGCAGATGGCGCCGGTGACCTTCTGGGACGAGAAGAACACCGGGACCAACCTGCCCGCGCAGATCGAGCTGTTCCACAAGGACGGCACCGGCGACCCGAGCTACGAGTTCCTGTTCATGGCCAAGGGCGGCGGCTCGGCCAACAAGACGTTCCTCTACCAGGAGACCAAGGCCGTCCTGAACCCGAAGCGGCTGGCCAAGTTCCTGGACGAGAAGCTGCGCAGCCTCGGCACCGCGGCCTGCCCGCCCTACCACCTGGCGATCGTGGTCGGCGGCATGTCCGCCGAGTACAACCTCAAGGTCGCCAAGCTCGCCTCGGCCCGCTACCTGGACAACCTGCCGCGCGAGGGTTCCCCGCTCGGCCACGGCTTCCGGGACACCGACCTGGAGCAGCAGGTCCTGGAGATGACCCGGCAATTCGGCATCGGCGCCCAGTTCGGCGGCAAGTACTTCTGCCACGACGTGCGCGTCATCCGGCTGCCGCGGCACGGCGCGTCCTGCCCGGTCGGCATCGCGGTGTCCTGCTCGGCCGACCGCCAGGCGAAGGCGAAGATCACCGCGGACGGCGTGTTCATCGAGCAGCTCGAGCGCGACCCGGCCCGCTTCCTGCCGGACGTCACCACCGACGACCTGTCCGACGAGGTGGTGCAGGTCGACCTGAACCGCCCGATGGACGAGATCCGCGCGCAGCTGTCGTCGCTGCCGGTGAAGACCCGGCTGTCGCTGACCGGCCCGCTGGTGGTGGCCCGCGACATCGCGCACGCGAAGATCGCCGAGCGGCTGGAGGCCGGCGAGGAGATGCCGCAGTACCTGCGTGACCACCCGGTCTACTACGCAGGCCCGGCGAAGACCCCGGACGGCTACGCGTCCGGCTCCTTCGGGCCGACCACCGCGGGCCGGATGGACTCCTACGTCGCCCAGTTCCAGGCGGCGGGCGGGTCGATGGTGATGCTCGCCAAGGGCAACCGGTCCAAGCAGGTGACCGCGTCCTGCAAGGAGCACGGCGGGTTCTACCTCGGCTCGATCGGCGGCCCGGCGGCGCGGCTGGCGCAGGACTGCATCAAGAAGGTCGAGGTGCTGGAGTACCCGGAGCTGGGCATGGAAGCCGTGTGGAAGATCGAGGTCGAGGACTTCCCGGCGTTCATCGTCATCGACGACAAGGGCAACGACTTCTTCGCCGACACGTCGGAGCCGGTGCTGCAGATCAGCTTCCGCTCCTGA
- a CDS encoding sigma-70 family RNA polymerase sigma factor, with product MSVQTLERPTREVPEPETEPVESSVRPSPNLDADLDAQGPAADLVRVYLNGIGKTALLSAADEVELAKRIEAGVFAQHMLDTAPKLSPQRRKELEALVRDGHKAKNHLLEANLRLVVSLAKRYTGRGMPLLDLIQEGNLGLIRAVEKFDYSKGFKFSTYATWWIRQAITRGMADQGRTIRLPVHLVEQVNKLARIKRDLHQQLGREATNEELAAESGIAVEKVADLLDHARDPVSLDMPVGTDEDAPLGDFIEDSEATDAESAVISGLLQDDLRRVLATLDEREQQVIRMRYGLDDGQPRTLDQIGKHFGLSRERVRQIEREVMSKLRQGERAERLRAYAS from the coding sequence ATGTCAGTACAGACTCTCGAGCGCCCGACTCGTGAGGTCCCCGAGCCCGAAACCGAGCCCGTCGAGTCCAGCGTACGCCCTTCGCCGAACCTCGACGCGGATCTCGACGCACAGGGCCCGGCCGCGGACCTCGTGCGGGTCTACCTCAACGGGATCGGCAAGACCGCGCTGCTGTCCGCCGCCGACGAGGTCGAGCTCGCCAAGCGCATCGAGGCGGGGGTGTTCGCGCAGCACATGCTCGACACCGCGCCGAAGCTGAGCCCGCAGCGCCGCAAGGAGCTCGAGGCGCTCGTGCGCGACGGCCACAAGGCCAAGAACCACCTGCTGGAGGCCAACCTCCGGCTGGTCGTGTCGCTGGCCAAGCGCTACACGGGACGGGGGATGCCGCTGCTCGACCTGATCCAGGAGGGGAACCTGGGTCTGATCCGCGCGGTGGAGAAGTTCGACTACTCCAAGGGGTTCAAGTTCTCGACCTACGCGACGTGGTGGATCCGCCAGGCCATCACCCGCGGCATGGCCGACCAGGGCCGCACCATCCGGCTGCCCGTGCACCTCGTCGAGCAGGTCAACAAGCTGGCCCGCATCAAGCGCGACCTGCACCAGCAGCTCGGCCGTGAAGCCACCAACGAGGAGCTGGCCGCCGAGTCCGGCATCGCCGTCGAGAAGGTCGCCGACCTGCTCGACCACGCCCGCGACCCGGTGAGCCTCGACATGCCGGTCGGCACCGACGAGGACGCCCCGCTGGGCGACTTCATCGAGGACTCCGAGGCCACCGACGCCGAGAGCGCGGTCATCTCGGGCCTGCTGCAGGACGACCTGCGCCGGGTCCTGGCCACCCTCGACGAGCGGGAGCAGCAGGTCATCCGGATGCGCTACGGCCTCGACGACGGCCAGCCGCGCACCCTCGACCAGATCGGCAAGCATTTCGGGCTGTCCCGCGAGCGGGTCCGCCAGATCGAGCGCGAGGTCATGTCGAAGCTGCGCCAGGGCGAGCGGGCCGAGCGCCTGCGCGCCTACGCCAGCTGA
- the dtd gene encoding D-aminoacyl-tRNA deacylase, whose protein sequence is MRAVAARVTEASVTVEGEVVGAIEEPGLLVLLGVHVSDSEDKAVTMARKLHELRILRDEESCATSGAPLLVVSQFTLYGDTRKGRRPSWTQAARPDDALALFDRVVAELRERGARVATGKFGAMMAVRSVNDGPFTVLVEV, encoded by the coding sequence GTGAGGGCCGTCGCGGCGCGGGTGACCGAGGCGAGCGTCACAGTCGAGGGCGAGGTCGTCGGCGCGATCGAGGAGCCGGGGCTGCTGGTGCTGCTCGGCGTCCACGTTTCGGACAGCGAGGACAAAGCGGTCACCATGGCGCGGAAGCTGCACGAGCTCCGCATCCTCCGCGACGAGGAGTCGTGCGCCACTTCCGGCGCCCCTTTGCTGGTGGTGAGCCAATTCACGCTGTACGGCGACACCCGCAAGGGGCGCCGTCCATCGTGGACGCAGGCGGCCCGTCCGGACGACGCGCTGGCGCTGTTCGACCGCGTCGTGGCGGAGCTGCGCGAGCGCGGAGCCCGTGTGGCCACGGGGAAGTTCGGCGCCATGATGGCGGTGCGCAGCGTGAACGACGGACCCTTCACGGTGCTCGTGGAGGTCTGA
- a CDS encoding N5-glutamine methyltransferase family protein, which translates to MSIPRFSDDFLARLREAFQRTGYDADGVVDALGGAAHAALGRGEPELAFRASADAGELGTLIRLFLLGSAEPEAAVRAALAPVALDDALAAGLVRGREQLRAGLDVRPHGDEQGSWWVVSDLDSDVLGAEVPPDHVLGVGHASLSLIRATTRRPVGSLLDLGTGNGVQALHATRHAQRVTATDVSERALALADATFRLNELDVELVRGEWFAPVARRRFDQIVCNPPFVVGPPRVDYTYRDSGLGGDDASALVIRQLPGFLTEGGTGQLLASWLHVDGEDWADRVSRWLPGGTDAWFVQRDVADPGLYVGTWLRDAGIDPRSDRGRAKAADWLDWFAENKVHGVGFGFVTLRRTDAAHPTVVCEDLRQAYDDPLGPEAGRWLDRVTWLREHGHDLLDARFRVPPTVLLERVSAPGDEGWDTTVLRLHRSDGPGWQHEVDETVAALLAGCRGALPLSDLLSLLAAGHGLDEEALTEAALPLVRELVRHGFLEAV; encoded by the coding sequence GTGAGCATTCCGCGGTTCTCCGACGATTTCCTGGCCCGGCTGCGCGAGGCGTTCCAGCGCACCGGCTACGACGCCGACGGCGTGGTCGACGCGCTGGGCGGGGCGGCCCACGCGGCGCTGGGCCGCGGCGAGCCCGAACTCGCCTTCCGCGCCAGCGCGGACGCCGGCGAGCTCGGCACGCTCATCCGCCTGTTCCTGCTGGGTTCCGCCGAGCCGGAAGCGGCCGTGCGGGCCGCGCTGGCGCCGGTGGCGCTGGACGACGCGCTCGCCGCCGGTCTGGTGCGCGGACGGGAGCAGCTGCGCGCGGGCCTGGACGTGCGGCCGCACGGGGACGAGCAGGGCTCCTGGTGGGTCGTCTCGGACCTGGACTCCGACGTGCTGGGCGCGGAGGTCCCGCCGGACCACGTGCTCGGCGTCGGGCACGCGTCGCTGAGCCTGATCCGCGCCACGACCCGCCGCCCGGTGGGCAGCCTGCTGGACCTGGGCACCGGCAACGGCGTGCAGGCGCTGCACGCCACCCGGCACGCCCAGCGCGTCACCGCCACCGACGTGTCGGAGCGGGCGCTGGCGCTGGCGGACGCGACGTTCCGGCTGAACGAGCTGGACGTGGAACTGGTGCGGGGCGAGTGGTTCGCGCCGGTCGCGCGCCGCCGGTTCGACCAGATCGTGTGCAATCCCCCGTTCGTGGTGGGACCGCCGCGCGTCGACTACACCTACCGCGACTCCGGCCTCGGCGGCGACGACGCGAGCGCGCTGGTGATCCGCCAGCTGCCCGGGTTCCTGACCGAGGGCGGCACCGGGCAGCTGCTCGCCTCCTGGTTGCACGTCGACGGCGAGGACTGGGCCGACCGGGTGAGCCGCTGGCTGCCCGGCGGCACGGACGCGTGGTTCGTGCAACGGGACGTAGCCGACCCCGGGCTGTACGTGGGCACCTGGTTGCGTGACGCGGGCATCGACCCGCGCTCCGATCGCGGCCGGGCCAAGGCCGCCGACTGGCTGGACTGGTTCGCCGAGAACAAGGTCCACGGTGTCGGGTTCGGTTTCGTCACCCTGCGCCGGACGGACGCGGCCCACCCCACGGTGGTGTGCGAGGACCTGCGGCAGGCCTACGACGACCCGTTGGGCCCGGAGGCCGGCCGGTGGCTGGACCGCGTGACCTGGCTGCGGGAGCACGGGCACGACCTGCTGGACGCGCGCTTCCGGGTGCCGCCGACGGTGCTGCTGGAGCGGGTGTCCGCGCCCGGCGACGAGGGCTGGGACACCACGGTGCTGCGGCTGCACCGCTCCGACGGCCCCGGCTGGCAGCACGAGGTCGACGAGACGGTCGCCGCGCTGCTGGCCGGCTGCCGGGGCGCGCTTCCGCTGTCGGACCTGCTGTCGCTGCTCGCGGCCGGGCACGGGCTGGACGAGGAGGCGCTCACCGAGGCCGCGCTGCCGCTGGTGCGGGAACTGGTCCGCCACGGCTTCCTGGAGGCGGTGTGA
- a CDS encoding amidohydrolase, producing the protein MTTTDRAMVLAGLGELLPGLEELYLDLHRNPELSFAEHRTAGKLADRLREAGYEVHTGIGGTGVAGVLRNGDGPVVMLRADIDALPVAEKTGLPYASEVRAPNPDGDEVPVMHACGHDMHATWLDGAARLLAGGRDGWRGTVIVVYQPGEEVGEGAETMVRDGLFDLVGTPAVVLGQHVVPGPAGWVLTRPGVLMAATDSLRIVLHGRGGHGSRPETTVDPAVLAASVVMRLQTIVSREIAATEQAVVTVGSMHVGTAANVIAEEAVLEVNVRTFDEQVRQRVLGAIERIVQGEAAAAGAPRPPEITPIATFPVTSNDEGANRTLTEAFTAHFGADRTIEAPLVTGSEDFGEFGRAAGAQSVFWLVGGLDQDFVLTAMAEGRFERDVPSNHSPRFAPVLHPTLRTGVETLVVAALTFLSVGGGRLGT; encoded by the coding sequence ATGACCACCACGGACCGGGCGATGGTGCTCGCGGGGCTCGGCGAACTCCTGCCGGGACTGGAGGAGCTCTACCTCGACCTGCACCGCAACCCCGAGCTGTCGTTCGCCGAGCACCGCACCGCCGGGAAGCTCGCGGACCGGTTGCGCGAGGCCGGTTACGAGGTGCACACCGGCATCGGCGGGACCGGCGTGGCGGGGGTGCTGCGCAACGGGGACGGCCCGGTCGTGATGCTGCGCGCGGACATCGACGCGCTGCCGGTGGCCGAGAAGACCGGCCTGCCCTACGCCAGCGAGGTGCGTGCGCCGAACCCGGACGGCGACGAGGTCCCGGTGATGCACGCGTGCGGCCACGACATGCACGCCACCTGGCTGGACGGCGCGGCGCGGCTGCTCGCCGGCGGCCGGGACGGCTGGCGGGGCACCGTCATCGTGGTCTACCAGCCGGGGGAGGAGGTCGGCGAGGGCGCGGAGACGATGGTGCGCGACGGCCTGTTCGACCTCGTCGGCACGCCCGCGGTGGTGCTGGGCCAGCACGTCGTCCCCGGCCCGGCGGGCTGGGTGCTGACGCGGCCCGGCGTGCTGATGGCGGCCACCGACTCGCTGCGGATCGTGCTGCACGGCCGCGGCGGGCACGGCTCCCGGCCGGAGACGACCGTCGACCCGGCGGTGCTGGCCGCGTCGGTCGTGATGCGGCTGCAGACGATCGTGTCCCGCGAGATCGCGGCGACCGAGCAGGCCGTGGTGACCGTCGGGTCGATGCACGTCGGCACCGCGGCCAACGTCATCGCCGAGGAAGCGGTGCTCGAGGTCAACGTCCGCACCTTCGACGAGCAGGTCCGGCAGCGGGTGCTCGGCGCGATCGAGCGCATCGTCCAGGGCGAGGCGGCCGCGGCGGGCGCGCCACGGCCGCCGGAGATCACGCCGATCGCGACCTTCCCGGTCACCAGCAACGACGAGGGCGCGAACCGCACGCTCACCGAGGCGTTCACGGCGCACTTCGGCGCCGACCGGACCATCGAGGCGCCGCTGGTCACCGGTAGCGAGGACTTCGGCGAGTTCGGCAGGGCGGCCGGGGCGCAGTCGGTCTTCTGGCTGGTCGGTGGCCTTGACCAGGACTTCGTGCTCACCGCGATGGCCGAGGGCCGGTTCGAGCGGGACGTCCCGTCGAACCACTCGCCGCGGTTCGCGCCGGTGCTGCACCCGACGCTGCGGACCGGGGTGGAGACGCTGGTCGTGGCCGCGCTCACGTTTTTGTCGGTGGGTGGTGGCAGGCTCGGGACATGA